One stretch of Actinacidiphila sp. DG2A-62 DNA includes these proteins:
- a CDS encoding diaminopimelate decarboxylase codes for MAVMTDELGIRRGHALRAAVDRGLVGEHEPVVGLLDVTGIERSTAELRAAFATPGVAVTHTFAVKAASLVPVLALLGELGLGAEVASPGELALARAAGIPADRIVLDSPAKTAAELREALALGIAVNADNPQELARIDALRAAAPAGSPAAPVGLRVNPQIGAGSIGAMSTATATSKFGVALRDPGALEWVLDAYAERPWMNRLHTHTGSQGVPLELMAAGVREAYELAERINAAAGRQQVEVLDIGGGLPVNFGSDADEPGFAAYADLLRAEVPGLFDGRYGLVTEFGRSLLAKNGTVLARVEYAKSAGGRAIAVTHAGAQVATRTVFVPEAWPIRVLALDPKGREKSGDPVVQDVAGPCCFAGDLVARGRELPRLAAGDHVALLDTGAYYFSTHFAYNSLPRPAVHAFTAHADGAVDFAPVRVAQTEAELVAESGGGLPRLRRGV; via the coding sequence ATGGCCGTCATGACGGATGAGCTGGGGATACGGCGGGGTCACGCGCTGCGCGCTGCGGTGGACCGGGGACTGGTGGGCGAGCACGAGCCGGTCGTGGGACTGCTCGACGTCACGGGCATCGAACGCAGCACGGCCGAGCTGCGCGCCGCCTTCGCCACCCCCGGCGTCGCCGTCACGCACACCTTCGCCGTGAAGGCCGCGTCCCTGGTGCCGGTGCTGGCGCTGCTCGGTGAGCTGGGGCTCGGCGCGGAGGTGGCCAGCCCCGGCGAGCTGGCGCTGGCCCGCGCCGCGGGCATCCCCGCCGACCGGATCGTGCTGGACTCCCCCGCCAAGACCGCGGCCGAGCTGCGCGAGGCCCTCGCCCTGGGCATCGCGGTCAACGCCGACAACCCGCAGGAGCTGGCCAGGATCGACGCGCTGCGCGCCGCCGCGCCCGCCGGCTCCCCGGCCGCGCCGGTCGGCCTGCGGGTCAACCCGCAGATCGGCGCGGGCAGCATCGGCGCGATGAGCACGGCGACCGCCACCTCCAAGTTCGGGGTGGCGCTGCGCGACCCGGGCGCCCTGGAGTGGGTGCTGGACGCCTACGCCGAGCGGCCCTGGATGAACCGCCTGCACACCCACACCGGTTCGCAAGGGGTGCCGCTGGAGCTGATGGCGGCCGGCGTCCGCGAGGCGTACGAGCTGGCCGAGCGGATCAACGCGGCGGCCGGCCGCCAGCAGGTCGAGGTGCTCGACATCGGCGGCGGCCTCCCCGTCAACTTCGGCTCCGACGCCGACGAGCCGGGCTTCGCCGCGTACGCGGACCTGCTGCGCGCCGAGGTCCCCGGGCTGTTCGACGGCCGGTACGGGCTGGTCACCGAGTTCGGCCGCTCCCTGCTGGCGAAGAACGGCACGGTGCTGGCCCGGGTGGAGTACGCCAAGTCGGCCGGCGGCCGGGCCATCGCGGTCACCCACGCCGGCGCGCAGGTGGCCACCAGGACCGTGTTCGTACCCGAGGCGTGGCCGATCCGGGTGCTGGCGCTGGACCCCAAGGGCCGGGAGAAGTCCGGCGACCCGGTGGTCCAGGACGTCGCCGGGCCCTGCTGCTTCGCCGGCGACCTGGTGGCGCGCGGGCGAGAGCTGCCGCGGCTGGCGGCGGGCGATCACGTCGCGCTGCTGGACACCGGCGCGTACTACTTCTCCACCCACTTCGCCTACAACTCCCTGCCCCGGCCCGCGGTCCACGCGTTCACCGCGCACGCGGACGGCGCGGTCGACTTCGCGCCGGTGCGGGTCGCGCAGACCGAGGCGGAGCTGGTCGCCGAGAGCGGCGGCGGGCTGCCGCGGCTGCGGCGCGGGGTCTGA
- a CDS encoding AMP-binding protein, translating into MLTALHAGSGGDRPDALTVAGRSCSYEELLGAAGAVARRAAGAKAFAVEATASLETVAAAVGALLAGVPLVPVAPDAGPAEREHLLRDSGAELLPVDFAERADFTGPPAGDAALVLYTSGTTGPPKGVVLGRAALAADLDALAAAWQWTADDTLVHGLPLFHVHGLVLGVLGALRTGSRLVHTGRPTPAAYAAAGGSLYFGVPTVWTRVARDEAAARALSGARLLVSGSAPLPAPVFHAMRELTGQAPVERYGMTETLITVSARADGPRLPGAVGTPLPGIATRIEESADGIGELQLTGPTLFDGYLGRPDATAASYTADGWFRTGDIASIDADGTHRIVGRASTDLIKSGGYRIGAGEVENALLAHPAVREAAVIGAPHPDLGEEIVAYVVADGVTAAELTDFVAALLSVHKRPRTVRFLAELPRNAMGKPQKRLLPGA; encoded by the coding sequence GTGCTCACCGCCCTGCACGCGGGCTCGGGCGGCGACCGCCCCGACGCGCTGACGGTGGCCGGGCGCTCCTGCTCCTACGAGGAGCTGCTCGGCGCGGCCGGCGCGGTGGCCCGCAGGGCGGCGGGCGCCAAGGCGTTCGCGGTGGAGGCGACGGCGTCGCTGGAGACCGTCGCGGCGGCCGTCGGCGCCCTGCTGGCCGGCGTGCCCCTGGTGCCGGTCGCGCCGGACGCCGGACCCGCCGAGCGCGAGCACCTGCTGCGCGACTCGGGCGCCGAACTGCTCCCGGTCGACTTCGCCGAGCGCGCCGACTTCACCGGCCCGCCCGCCGGAGACGCCGCCCTGGTCCTCTACACCTCCGGCACCACCGGCCCGCCCAAGGGCGTGGTGCTCGGCCGCGCCGCGCTGGCCGCCGACCTCGACGCGCTCGCCGCCGCCTGGCAGTGGACCGCCGACGACACCCTCGTGCACGGCCTGCCGCTGTTCCACGTGCACGGCCTGGTGCTCGGCGTGCTCGGCGCGCTGCGCACCGGCAGCCGGCTGGTGCACACCGGCCGGCCCACGCCCGCGGCCTACGCGGCGGCCGGCGGCAGCCTCTACTTCGGCGTGCCCACCGTGTGGACGCGGGTGGCGCGCGACGAGGCGGCGGCCCGCGCGCTGTCCGGCGCCCGGCTGCTGGTCTCCGGCAGCGCGCCGCTGCCCGCGCCGGTCTTCCACGCGATGCGCGAGCTGACCGGGCAGGCTCCGGTCGAGCGCTACGGCATGACGGAGACCCTGATCACGGTCAGCGCCCGCGCCGACGGGCCGCGGCTGCCCGGCGCGGTCGGCACCCCGCTGCCCGGGATCGCCACCCGGATCGAGGAGTCCGCCGACGGCATCGGCGAGCTGCAGCTGACCGGCCCCACCCTCTTCGACGGCTACCTCGGCCGGCCCGACGCCACCGCCGCCTCGTACACCGCCGACGGCTGGTTCCGCACCGGCGACATCGCCTCGATCGACGCCGACGGCACCCACCGGATCGTCGGCCGCGCCTCCACCGACCTGATCAAGTCCGGGGGCTACCGGATCGGCGCGGGCGAGGTGGAGAACGCGCTGCTCGCCCATCCGGCGGTACGCGAGGCCGCGGTGATCGGCGCGCCGCACCCCGACCTCGGCGAGGAGATCGTGGCCTACGTGGTGGCGGACGGCGTCACGGCCGCCGAGCTGACCGACTTCGTGGCCGCGCTGCTGTCGGTGCACAAGCGTCCGCGCACCGTCCGGTTCCTGGCCGAGCTGCCGCGCAACGCCATGGGCAAGCCGCAAAAGAGGTTGCTCCCCGGAGCGTGA